In the Streptomyces sp. SJL17-4 genome, GTCGTGGGCGAGCACGGTGAACAGCGCGAGGACGACCGCGAGCCCGCCGAGGGCGGCGTACAGCAGCGGCATCAGCGCGCGGTCGGCGTACCGGCCGCCGATCAGGTTGCCGAGGAACATCCCGACGCCGAAGAGGACGAGCAGCCAGGTGACGGCGCCGTCGGAGTAGCCGGCGACCTCGGTCATCATCGGTGCGATGTAGGTGATCGCGGCGAAGACGCCGCCGAAGCCGAGCACGGTCATCGCCATGGCGAGCAGCACCTGCGGGTTGCGGAACGCCTTCAGTTCCCGGCGCACGTGGGCCCCCTCGGGGCGGGGCATGGCGGGCACGAGCTTGGCGATGCCGAGCAGCCCGACCACACCGAGCGCGGCGACGACGGCGAAGGTGGTGCGCCAGCCGACGGCCTGCCCGATGAAGGTGCCGAGCGGCACGCCGACGATGTTGGCGACGGTGAGGCCGGTGAACATGGTGGCGATCGCGCCGGCCTTCTTGTCGGGGGCGACGAGGCCGGCGGCGACGACGGACCCGATGCCGAAGAACGAGCCGTGCGCGAGTGAGGCGATCACGCGCCCGGTCACCATCACTCCGAAGCTCGGGGCGATCGCGGAAAGTATGTTGCCGACCACGAACAGTCCCATGAGCAGCATGAGCATCCGCTTGCGGCTCACCTTGCTGCCGAGGACGGTCAGCAGTGGC is a window encoding:
- a CDS encoding MFS transporter; amino-acid sequence: MPLALLALAVGAFGIGTTEFVVMGLLPEIAGDYGVSIPTAGLLVTGYALGVVVGAPLLTVLGSKVSRKRMLMLLMGLFVVGNILSAIAPSFGVMVTGRVIASLAHGSFFGIGSVVAAGLVAPDKKAGAIATMFTGLTVANIVGVPLGTFIGQAVGWRTTFAVVAALGVVGLLGIAKLVPAMPRPEGAHVRRELKAFRNPQVLLAMAMTVLGFGGVFAAITYIAPMMTEVAGYSDGAVTWLLVLFGVGMFLGNLIGGRYADRALMPLLYAALGGLAVVLALFTVLAHDKVLAAIAILLVGALGFATVPPLQKRVLDQAHGAPTLASAVNIGAFNLGNALAAWLGGLVIAAGLGYTAPNWVGAALAAAALGLALWSAALERRAPATAGADAVAGDTGTGTGTDARIPVHH